One part of the Malus sylvestris chromosome 2, drMalSylv7.2, whole genome shotgun sequence genome encodes these proteins:
- the LOC126598654 gene encoding serine/threonine-protein kinase-like protein At3g51990: protein MGYLSCRADSAISVANSQTSSSKTTATATAEKPIKIQHFDYSDLVAATNGFSEQKLLGKGSHGYVYKAMLRGRLVAIKRPSRAHSRTLRPNSCSAPETANEVDNEIEILSKIQSPRLVNLLGFSNDSKDRLLVVEFMSNGTLYDVLHSSTNRPPNWGRRIRLALQTAKAIDILHSSSPPVIHRDIKSANVLIDRSYNARLGDFGLALRYCLFDEYRLRSTPPAGTMGYLDPCYVTPDNLSTKTDVFSFGILLLEIISGRKAIDVGHSPPSIVDWAIPLIKRGKLITVYDPRIVPPKDPVVRKQLAVIAAKCVRSCRERRPTMKEVVVWLTGLSKLVPLHSWNGFNNPCTMVETVGRPVESRNAHLSSKQEGVGEENLEALEAKLTRRVLRNSQRVYSDLGFSSNLMELMAGTDGEPDFHGKADGDDRSSKSANWVSRFGSGRYIGRINKSTPGNGKQVPDLMQNHSFGKRSFTCSRGDDAMPNVSGSSRASAGIQLAAEI, encoded by the coding sequence ATGGGGTACCTTTCTTGCCGAGCTGACTCAGCCATCTCCGTCGCCAATTCCCAAACCTCATCGTCCAAgaccaccgccaccgccaccgctGAAAAGCCCATCAAGATCCAACACTTCGACTACAGTGATCTTGTGGCCGCCACCAATGGCTTCTCCGAACAGAAGCTTTTGGGCAAAGGCAGCCATGGCTACGTCTACAAAGCTATGCTCCGCGGCCGTCTAGTTGCCATCAAAAGACCCTCCAGAGCTCACAGCCGGACTCTCCGACCCAACTCGTGTTCTGCGCCGGAGACCGCCAACGAGGTCGACAACGAGATCGAGATCTTGTCTAAGATTCAGAGTCCGAGGCTGGTCAATCTTTTGGGGTTTTCGAATGATTCGAAAGACAGGCTTTTGGTGGTGGAGTTCATGAGCAACGGTACGCTGTACGATGTTTTACATTCGAGTACGAATCGGCCTCCGAATTGGGGTCGTAGGATTAGATTAGCTTTGCAAACTGCCAAGGCAATTGACATTTTACATTCATCGAGCCCACCTGTAATTCATAGAGATATTAAGTCTGCAAATGTTTTGATTGATCGTAGTTACAATGCCCGGTTGGGGGATTTTGGATTGGCTCTGAGGTACTGCCTGTTCGACGAATATAGGCTCCGGTCGACCCCTCCGGCGGGGACGATGGGGTACTTGGACCCTTGCTATGTGACCCCTGACAATTTGAGTACTAAAACTGATGTTTTTAGTTTTGGGATTTTGTTGTTGGAGATTATAAGTGGTAGGAAGGCTATAGATGTTGGGCATTCTCCGCCTTCGATTGTGGATTGGGCTATCCCGCTTATAAAGCGAGGGAAGCTGATAACGGTTTATGATCCGCGAATTGTACCTCCTAAGGACCCTGTTGTGAGGAAGCAATTAGCTGTCATTGCAGCCAAGTGTGTGAGGTCTTGTAGGGAGCGTAGGCCAACGATGAAGGAGGTTGTGGTTTGGCTTACCGGGTTGAGTAAACTGGTTCCCCTGCATTCGTGGAATGGTTTTAACAATCCGTGTACAATGGTAGAGACTGTGGGGCGGCCTGTTGAATCGAGGAATGCACATTTGAGTTCGAAGCAAGAGGGTGTTGGGGAAGAGAATTTGGAAGCCTTGGAAGCTAAGTTGACTAGGCGAGTATTGAGGAATTCGCAGAGAGTTTATTCAGATTTGGGGTTTAGTAGCAATCTGATGGAGCTTATGGCAGGTACTGATGGGGAGCCTGACTTTCATGGTAAAGCAGATGGAGATGATCGCAGTTCAAAATCAGCAAATTGGGTTTCTAGATTTGGTAGCGGACGATACATTGGCAGGATTAATAAATCAACTCCTGGTAACGGGAAACAAGTCCCTGATTTGATGCAAAATCATTCTTTTGGGAAAAGGTCGTTTACATGTTCAAGgggagatgatgcaatgcctaatGTGAGCGGCAGTTCCCGTGCATCTGCTGGTATACAGCTTGCTGCAGAAATTTGA